The stretch of DNA CGCTGCGCTTCGACCTCAAACCGCAACTTCGAGGGCCGTCAGGGCTTCAAGGGCCGCACGCACCTCGTCTCGCCGGCAATGGCCGCTGCAGCCGCGATCGCCGGGCACTTCGTCGATATCCGCGAGTGGAACTGATCCGTCGAAACGGATGACAATCAAAAGCCCACCCATGCCCCTGCGCATCGGTGGGCTTCGCATTTATGGCACCCCGTGCCTTCGGCACCTGGTGGATAATGCTCCCATGGGCTCGTCAGTGAATGACCCGCGTTCTCGATTTCACCCGTTCGGGCAATCGACATCGGAGGGTGCCTGTGGCTTCATCGAGATGGCGCTTTCAGACGCATCTCGCGCGACTTTCGACAGACACGCTTTCGGGCGTCCATTGCCGGTTTCGGCGATCATTGGCCTGGCGGCGCTACAGCGCGCGCGTCTTTTCAGACGCGCAAAGGACGCTGTAACACTTTGGATTGCTGCATAATTTCATCCTTAAATCGATTCCGATTTAAGGAATTATGCAGGAGCAAAGTTCCGCGTTGTGTGATCTGGGAGAATAGCCATGAGACAGAAAATGGCAGGACGCCTGCCGCAAACCATCCTGGGCCTGTTCGTATCGCTGGCATCGATCGATGCCGCCGCGGCTGCGCCGATCCATCCGGCAGCACCGCCGATCACGATCTCTTCCAGCTTGTGGCAACAGGTCGCGCAAAACAAGGCACCGTCTCTCAATGGCTATCGTGGCTATAGCAGCGCCCGGCCCGGCTATATCAAGAGCTCGAATGGCTATTGGTATCCCTCGCGCGCCTTCGCTTCGGACGATTATACCGGTTCGATCGGGCGTCCGCAGCGCCTGAACAACGCCTGCAACTTCGGTTTTACCCCGACCAACGGCTCGTCCAAATGTAATTATTGAAGCGGCAGGCCCGTCATACAAAGGCCGCCGCGGGTAATCTCTCCCGAGGCGGCCGTTGATTGCCTTGGCAATGATTGAGACGACGATCAGAAGGTCGCCGTTATCGGATCCGGTCCCATGCGGGCACCGGCGCTGTCGAGCTTGGCGATCGCGGCCATATCATCGGTATCGAGCTTGAAGTCGAACACCTGGAAATTCTCCTCGATACGCAACGGCGTCACCGATTTCG from Rhizobium leguminosarum bv. trifolii WSM1325 encodes:
- a CDS encoding putative transporter protein (KEGG: rec:RHECIAT_CH0004248 putative transporter protein) codes for the protein MRQKMAGRLPQTILGLFVSLASIDAAAAAPIHPAAPPITISSSLWQQVAQNKAPSLNGYRGYSSARPGYIKSSNGYWYPSRAFASDDYTGSIGRPQRLNNACNFGFTPTNGSSKCNY